Proteins encoded together in one Candidatus Nealsonbacteria bacterium window:
- a CDS encoding indolepyruvate oxidoreductase subunit beta, translated as MLIVGTGGQGQITLLQILAEAALIDNLDFKSSELHGLSQRGGSVEVHIRFGQELFSPLISKGKANLILALEAQESLRGLHFSNPKTIFLINKYFALIPGQKGISERRILNNLKEFSKKIIFIPAAEICQKEFGTGVTAGIYLLSLAVFKKLIPLKPDSILKAIKKIIPEKHLELNKKTFQLAKNHAKEIGTEK; from the coding sequence ATGTTGATTGTTGGAACAGGCGGCCAGGGCCAAATTACTCTTTTGCAGATTTTGGCTGAAGCTGCTTTGATTGACAATCTTGATTTTAAAAGTTCTGAACTCCACGGCTTATCTCAGAGAGGAGGTTCGGTTGAGGTTCATATTAGATTTGGTCAAGAACTTTTTTCTCCGTTGATTTCCAAAGGAAAAGCAAATTTAATTTTGGCCTTAGAGGCCCAAGAGAGTTTAAGGGGACTTCATTTTAGCAACCCCAAAACGATTTTTTTAATCAATAAATATTTTGCCTTAATACCCGGCCAAAAAGGAATTTCCGAGAGACGAATTTTGAATAATCTGAAAGAATTTTCAAAAAAGATAATTTTCATTCCGGCCGCCGAAATTTGTCAAAAAGAATTCGGGACCGGAGTTACGGCCGGAATTTATCTGCTTAGTTTAGCCGTCTTTAAAAAGTTAATTCCCTTAAAACCGGATTCAATTCTCAAGGCAATTAAAAAGATAATTCCGGAAAAACACCTGGAATTAAATAAAAAAACTTTTCAATTGGCAAAAAACCATGCAAAAGAAATCGGGACTGAAAAATAA
- a CDS encoding indolepyruvate ferredoxin oxidoreductase subunit alpha: MEEILLNRPGKKIILLGNEAIVRGALEAGVNFVSTYPGTPASEIGNTFFKLSQNKSYKGYFEFSTNEKVALEAGIGASFSGLKTLVAMKSFGLNVCLDSLIPFVYTGVKGPTVIIVADDPSCHSSAQSEQDSRFIASAAHIPILEPSDPQECKDFTKLAFQISEKFKIPVMIRTTTRVAHQKMPVKIEKLPEKGAKLLKGRFVKDPKKFVTLPPRVLEMKKELLEKIEKIREFSEKSPTNYEFNRITNKKIGIIASGISYLYVKEALKELDLNLPVLRLGFFYPLPEKKIKNFIKRLDAVLIVEELEPYLEREVERLAKAVNCKLGVIGKKLLPETGELKPEIVTFAVAKFTNKKLKIENLLNPALSQKGGGKLKIPRRMPRLCPGCPYWLVVSAIKKAVDTKKVIFGGEIGCYMLFGTPAVNMQDYLSCMGSSVGIAHGVKKAADKQKLIAFVGDSSFFHAGIPALINTVFNKSNPLIIILENQTTAMTGLQPHPGAPSIPNGIKIENIVRACGVKHLKIIDPVNQEEFIETIKEFLEKKEVSVIIVCKPCIQIKK; the protein is encoded by the coding sequence ATGGAGGAAATCTTATTAAATAGACCGGGGAAAAAAATTATTTTACTTGGGAATGAAGCAATTGTCAGAGGAGCCCTGGAAGCGGGGGTGAATTTTGTTTCCACTTATCCGGGAACGCCGGCTTCGGAAATCGGAAATACTTTTTTCAAATTATCTCAAAATAAAAGCTATAAAGGTTATTTTGAATTTTCAACCAATGAGAAAGTGGCTTTGGAAGCCGGAATTGGAGCCAGTTTTTCCGGTTTGAAAACTTTGGTGGCAATGAAGAGCTTCGGCTTAAATGTTTGTCTTGATTCTTTGATACCTTTTGTTTATACGGGCGTAAAGGGGCCAACCGTTATTATTGTGGCAGACGATCCGTCTTGCCATAGTTCAGCCCAATCAGAACAAGATTCGCGCTTTATAGCTTCTGCCGCGCACATTCCCATTTTAGAGCCATCAGACCCCCAGGAATGCAAAGATTTTACCAAATTGGCTTTTCAAATTTCAGAAAAATTCAAAATTCCGGTAATGATAAGAACCACCACCCGCGTGGCCCATCAGAAAATGCCAGTAAAGATAGAAAAGCTTCCGGAAAAAGGAGCTAAGCTCCTTAAGGGAAGGTTTGTTAAAGATCCCAAAAAATTTGTGACTTTGCCGCCCCGGGTTTTGGAGATGAAAAAAGAACTTTTGGAAAAGATTGAAAAAATCAGAGAATTTTCTGAAAAGAGCCCTACGAATTACGAATTCAATCGAATTACGAATAAAAAAATAGGAATTATTGCTTCGGGAATCTCTTATTTGTATGTGAAGGAGGCGTTAAAAGAGTTGGATTTAAATTTACCGGTTTTAAGGCTGGGATTTTTTTATCCCCTGCCGGAAAAGAAAATTAAAAATTTCATTAAAAGATTAGACGCGGTTTTAATCGTTGAAGAATTGGAGCCTTATTTGGAAAGAGAGGTAGAAAGATTAGCCAAAGCCGTTAATTGTAAATTAGGAGTAATAGGGAAAAAACTATTACCGGAAACAGGCGAATTAAAACCAGAAATTGTTACCTTCGCTGTTGCTAAATTTACTAATAAAAAATTAAAAATTGAAAATTTATTGAACCCCGCCCTTTCGCAAAAGGGCGGGGGAAAATTGAAAATTCCGAGGCGAATGCCTCGATTATGTCCCGGTTGCCCCTATTGGCTGGTTGTTTCGGCAATTAAAAAGGCGGTTGACACAAAAAAAGTTATTTTTGGGGGGGAAATCGGTTGTTATATGTTATTTGGCACACCGGCTGTTAATATGCAGGATTATTTATCTTGTATGGGTTCTTCCGTCGGCATTGCCCATGGGGTTAAGAAGGCAGCGGACAAGCAGAAACTAATTGCTTTTGTCGGCGACTCATCTTTCTTCCATGCCGGCATTCCTGCTTTGATTAATACTGTTTTTAACAAATCAAATCCCCTGATTATTATTTTGGAAAATCAAACCACAGCCATGACCGGCCTTCAACCCCACCCCGGAGCGCCGTCTATTCCCAACGGGATTAAAATAGAGAACATTGTTCGGGCCTGCGGAGTAAAACACCTTAAAATAATTGACCCGGTTAATCAAGAAGAATTCATTGAAACGATTAAAGAATTTTTAGAAAAAAAAGAAGTTTCGGTAATTATTGTTTGTAAACCATGCATTCAGATAAAAAAATAA
- the leuS gene encoding leucine--tRNA ligase: protein MIYYNPQKIEKKWQRIWQKNGIYRTPDKVRGKKNFYHLVMFPYPSGDLHIGHWYNFAPADIYARFKKQQGFNVMSPMGFDAFGLPAENAALKHKIHPRTWTYQNIEKMRKQLKSMGSIYDWQREIRTSEPEYYKWTQWIFLQLYKKGLAYRAKAPANFCPSCKTVLANEQVVEGKCERCQSEVIQKEIEQWFFKITDYTEDLLKGLEKLDWPEKTKIAQKNWLGKSEGVEIKFKIQDSEFKIPVFTTRTDTLFGATYLVVAPEHPIIQNLKPQISNFKFIEKYIEESKKKTERERISEMKEKTGIEIRGIKAINPVNGREIPIFAADYVLVHYGTGAIMAVPGHDSRDFVFARKYNLPIIDVIQPYSKEKKLPQKAPLVVSGGRFERPYQGEGYLINSGRFNGMDSKKARERMAEWLIKRELGQKAIYYKLKDWLISRQRYWGCPIPMIFCQKCNWQSVKEKDLPVLLPKVKDYLPAEEGKSPLAKSKKFIEVVCPKCKNLAQRETDTMDTFVCSAWYYLRYADPENNKKFVSKEKLKNWLPVKMYIGGAEHTVLHLLYSRFFTKALKNLGYLNFDEPFASLYHQGIILGPDSQKMSKSRGNVIDPDKEVKKYGADTIRMYLSFMGPYDQGGPWNPKGIIGIYRFLEKVWNLQNKIKKSKIPAQKQVLDEANKNQELEKIIHKTIKKVTEDIENFKFNTAISALMILVNEMLKFPRLTTTNYQTILLLLAPFAPHLAEELWQKYFTKIPNPKIKIKNSIHNQSWPGYDKKLIKEKKLILIIQINGKVRDKIEVESDISEEKLKKLAFAEKKVQKWIEGKRIKKIIFVPGKLINIVSR, encoded by the coding sequence ATGATTTATTATAATCCGCAAAAAATTGAAAAAAAGTGGCAAAGAATTTGGCAGAAAAATGGAATTTACAGAACCCCTGATAAAGTTAGGGGTAAGAAAAATTTTTATCATTTAGTTATGTTTCCTTATCCTTCGGGCGACCTTCATATTGGTCATTGGTACAATTTTGCTCCGGCTGATATCTATGCCAGATTCAAAAAACAACAGGGCTTTAATGTAATGTCGCCAATGGGTTTTGACGCTTTTGGCTTGCCGGCTGAAAACGCGGCTTTAAAACATAAAATTCATCCCCGAACCTGGACCTATCAAAATATTGAAAAAATGAGAAAACAACTTAAATCAATGGGTTCAATTTATGATTGGCAAAGAGAAATAAGGACTTCAGAACCCGAGTATTATAAATGGACCCAATGGATATTTTTACAATTATATAAAAAGGGTTTGGCTTACAGAGCAAAAGCTCCGGCTAATTTTTGTCCTTCTTGTAAAACGGTTTTGGCTAATGAACAAGTTGTTGAGGGGAAATGCGAAAGATGCCAATCCGAAGTTATTCAAAAAGAAATTGAACAATGGTTTTTTAAGATTACCGACTATACCGAAGATTTATTAAAGGGTTTGGAAAAACTTGATTGGCCGGAAAAAACCAAAATAGCGCAAAAAAATTGGCTCGGGAAATCTGAGGGTGTTGAGATTAAATTCAAAATTCAAGATTCGGAATTTAAAATTCCCGTGTTCACAACACGGACAGACACTTTATTCGGCGCTACTTATTTGGTGGTAGCGCCCGAGCATCCAATAATTCAAAACCTCAAGCCCCAAATCTCAAATTTTAAATTTATTGAGAAATATATTGAGGAATCAAAAAAGAAGACAGAGAGAGAAAGAATTTCAGAAATGAAAGAAAAAACCGGAATAGAAATCCGGGGAATTAAAGCAATTAATCCGGTTAATGGCAGAGAAATTCCAATTTTTGCGGCAGATTATGTTTTAGTCCATTATGGGACAGGGGCAATTATGGCTGTTCCCGGCCATGATAGTCGCGATTTTGTTTTTGCTAGAAAATATAATTTGCCGATTATTGATGTTATTCAGCCCTATTCCAAGGAAAAAAAATTGCCCCAAAAAGCGCCCCTGGTGGTTTCTGGCGGAAGATTTGAAAGACCTTACCAGGGAGAGGGTTATTTGATAAATTCAGGAAGATTCAATGGAATGGATTCAAAAAAAGCCAGAGAGAGAATGGCTGAGTGGTTGATAAAAAGGGAGTTGGGCCAAAAAGCAATTTACTATAAACTAAAAGATTGGTTAATCTCGCGCCAGAGATATTGGGGTTGCCCTATTCCGATGATTTTTTGTCAAAAATGCAATTGGCAGTCGGTCAAAGAAAAGGACTTGCCGGTTCTATTGCCAAAAGTCAAAGATTATTTACCGGCTGAAGAAGGAAAATCACCCTTAGCTAAATCTAAAAAATTTATTGAAGTTGTTTGTCCAAAATGTAAGAACTTAGCTCAGAGGGAAACCGACACTATGGATACTTTTGTTTGTTCTGCCTGGTATTATTTAAGATATGCCGACCCTGAAAACAATAAAAAATTCGTCTCAAAAGAAAAATTAAAAAACTGGCTGCCGGTGAAAATGTATATCGGGGGAGCCGAACATACTGTTTTGCATCTTTTGTATTCCAGATTTTTTACCAAGGCCTTAAAGAACTTGGGTTATTTAAATTTTGATGAACCATTTGCGTCTCTTTATCATCAGGGAATTATTTTGGGACCTGATAGTCAGAAAATGTCAAAATCAAGAGGCAATGTCATTGATCCGGACAAAGAAGTTAAAAAATACGGAGCCGATACCATTAGAATGTATCTCTCTTTTATGGGACCCTATGACCAAGGAGGGCCCTGGAATCCCAAAGGAATAATCGGGATTTATCGGTTTTTGGAAAAAGTCTGGAATCTCCAAAATAAAATTAAAAAATCAAAAATCCCCGCGCAAAAACAAGTTTTAGACGAGGCAAATAAAAATCAAGAATTAGAAAAAATAATTCACAAAACGATTAAAAAAGTTACTGAAGATATTGAGAATTTCAAGTTTAATACAGCCATCTCTGCCTTGATGATTTTAGTCAATGAGATGTTAAAGTTTCCCAGGCTGACAACTACTAACTACCAGACAATTTTATTATTACTTGCTCCTTTCGCCCCCCATTTAGCTGAAGAATTATGGCAAAAATATTTTACCAAAATTCCGAATCCAAAAATCAAAATCAAAAATTCAATTCACAATCAATCTTGGCCCGGATACGACAAAAAATTGATTAAAGAAAAAAAGCTCATTTTAATCATTCAAATCAACGGTAAGGTTAGAGATAAAATTGAAGTTGAGTCGGATATTTCTGAAGAAAAACTCAAAAAACTTGCTTTTGCCGAAAAAAAAGTGCAAAAATGGATAGAGGGCAAGAGAATTAAGAAAATAATATTTGTCCCCGGAAAATTAATTAACATCGTAAGTCGATGA
- a CDS encoding TatD family hydrolase, whose translation MLIDTHAHVNFNAYKDDACGVIRRSLSPVRNKISNGVWMINIGTNYETSKKAVEIAQKYPEGVFAAIGLHPIHLETGLVKIKNDLEEIEVRTKEEEFDYEKYKELAKNPKVVAIGEIGLDYYWRPKTTKKKELFKQKQKDLLLRQLELAKELNLPVVFHCRMGHQDLIEFLSNNPGVRPEKAVAHGFVGNLEELQKYLDFGYYIGFNGIIFKKIEGINFKENIKRTPLDRILVETDCPYLTPPLLAEDLVRAGPLPIRNEPLYVKYIAEEIAKIKNLKRNDPTNKGVILTRSFQSLVFEEISRVTTENAKKLFKI comes from the coding sequence ATGTTAATAGACACGCATGCGCATGTAAACTTCAACGCTTACAAAGATGATGCCTGCGGAGTGATTCGGCGGTCTTTAAGTCCCGTTAGAAATAAAATTTCTAATGGGGTCTGGATGATAAATATCGGCACAAATTATGAGACAAGCAAAAAAGCAGTGGAGATTGCCCAAAAATATCCTGAGGGTGTTTTTGCCGCCATCGGCTTACATCCGATTCATTTGGAAACCGGTTTGGTGAAAATAAAAAATGATTTGGAAGAAATTGAAGTCAGGACAAAAGAAGAAGAATTTGATTACGAAAAATATAAAGAATTAGCTAAGAATCCTAAGGTGGTAGCCATTGGCGAAATTGGTTTAGATTACTATTGGCGGCCAAAAACTACTAAAAAGAAAGAACTCTTTAAACAAAAACAAAAAGATTTGCTTTTGAGACAGTTAGAATTGGCAAAAGAACTAAATTTACCCGTTGTTTTTCATTGCCGAATGGGACATCAAGATTTAATTGAATTTTTATCAAATAACCCGGGGGTAAGACCAGAAAAAGCAGTGGCTCATGGCTTTGTCGGAAATTTAGAAGAACTTCAAAAGTATTTAGATTTTGGATATTATATCGGCTTTAATGGAATAATTTTTAAAAAAATAGAAGGAATTAATTTTAAAGAAAATATTAAAAGAACACCCTTAGATAGAATTTTAGTTGAAACCGATTGTCCTTATTTAACTCCACCCTTGCTCGCCGAAGATTTAGTGAGGGCGGGGCCATTACCTATTCGCAATGAGCCCCTATATGTAAAATACATCGCCGAAGAAATTGCCAAAATTAAAAATTTAAAGCGCAATGACCCCACTAATAAGGGGGTCATTTTGACTCGCTCCTTTCAGTCGCTCGTTTTTGAAGAAATATCAAGGGTAACTACTGAAAACGCTAAAAAACTATTTAAAATATGA